One region of Oryza sativa Japonica Group chromosome 5, ASM3414082v1 genomic DNA includes:
- the LOC4338264 gene encoding putative pentatricopeptide repeat-containing protein At1g10330 — MIARSRHAASLAAAACGGTSSAARSYAGLDLLLQENFSAPRRVLQLHALLLTSGALSLPHPDPAATAAFPYNCLIHAHLRLRGSASPPWGPLRIFSAMLARGVRPNRHTFPSLLKSSASFDAATPTLHAQCLRRGLDEDRFVACSLLSAYGRDGHLVRDARKVFDDMASPDLATCNAMLDVLCLSGDMYGARCLFDRMVVRDVVSWTTIISGLTRIGCHWDAVEMFRAFLLQNKGRLSEATLVSVLSACANLDAVEGLAVGMAVHGHVVRHEVQFTAFLGTALIDMYGKYGKLSCCSHIFHLVRDKEVCTWNALLSALANHGKEAEALVKFEMMRSEGFLPNHITFVAVMTACARAGLVETGLDFFEELFTEYKVIPMMVHYGCVVDLLGRAGRFLEAIQIIERMPFMADDSVWGALLGACKIHGNIELSAQIREKLIVLGGQQPGRYVTVRNMYLEEGNWYAATRMGEVMQEAGIKKIVGMSSVVLN, encoded by the coding sequence ATGATCGCCCGCTCGAGACACGCTGCCTCGCTCGCAGCCGCAGCATGTGGGGgtacctcctccgccgctcgctCGTACGCCGGCCTCGACCTGCTCCTGCAGGAGAACTTCTCGGCCCCGCGCCGCGTCCTCCAGCTCCACgccctcctcctcacctccgGCGCGCTCTCCCTCCCGCACCCCGacccggccgccaccgccgccttcccctACAACTGCCTCATCCAcgcccacctccgcctccgcggctCCGCTTCTCCTCCATGGGGCCCCCTCCGGATCTTCTCCGCCATGCTCGCCCGCGGCGTCCGCCCCAACCGCCACaccttcccctccctcctcaaGTCTAGCGCCAGCTTCGACGCGGCCACCCCGACCCTCCACGCGCAGTGCCTCCGCCGCGGCCTAGACGAGGACCGCTTCGTCGCCTGCTCGCTCCTCAGCGCCTACGGCCGCGACGGCCATCTTGTGCGCGACGCGCGTAAGGTGTTCGACGATATGGCTAGTCCGGATTTGGCTACCTGTAATGCCATGCTTGACGTGCTGTGTCTCTCCGGAGACATGTATGGTGCCCGCTGCTTATTTGATCGTATGGTGGTGAGGGATGTTGTATCGTGGACGACGATTATCTCTGGGTTAACGAGGATTGGGTGTCACTGGGATGCTGTTGAAATGTTCCGGGCATTTCTGCTGCAGAATAAGGGACGGCTTTCTGAGGCCACACTGGTAAGCGTTCTTTCAGCTTGTGCTAATCTGGATGCTGTGGAGGGGCTTGCGGTTGGAATGGCTGTTCATGGGCATGTTGTTCGCCATGAGGTTCAGTTCACTGCGTTCTTGGGCACAGCACTCATCGACATGTATGGTAAGTATGGGAAGCTTAGCTGTTGTAGCCATATCTTTCATTTGGTAAGAGACAAGGAGGTTTGTACGTGGAATGCACTGTTGTCTGCATTGGCTAATCATGGGAAGGAGGCTGAAGCACTGGTTAAGTTTGAGATGATGAGGAGTGAAGGGTTCTTGCCAAATCATATTACATTCGTTGCTGTAATGACAGCCTGTGCTCGCGCAGGATTGGTGGAGACTGGCTTAGACTTCTTCGAAGAGTTGTTTACTGAATATAAGGTCATTCCAATGATGGTGCATTATGGGTGTGTGGTAGATCTTTTAGGCCGTGCTGGTCGTTTTCTGGAGGCAATTCAGATTATAGAGAGGATGCCATTTATGGCTGATGATTCTGTGTGGGGTGCACTTCTTGGGGCTTGCAAGATCCATGGCAATATAGAGCTTTCTGCCCAGATCAGGGAGAAACTAATAGTTCTTGGTGGTCAGCAACCTGGACGGTATGTGACTGTTAGGAACATGTATTTAGAAGAAGGGAACTGGTATGCTGCCACTAGAATGGGAGAGGTGATGCAGGAGGCTGGTATTAAGAAGATAGTGGGTATGAGCAGTGTTGTGCTTAATTGA